The following coding sequences are from one Verrucosispora sp. WMMD573 window:
- a CDS encoding winged helix-turn-helix domain-containing protein — MLPTEENHVPPRYRYEQIADDLAERIASGEFPPGSKLPSRRELIEHYEVTEPVIDRAMQVLRIKGMTETLPGVGVFVAE; from the coding sequence GTGTTGCCAACCGAGGAGAACCACGTGCCACCGCGTTACCGCTACGAGCAGATCGCCGACGACCTCGCTGAACGCATCGCATCCGGCGAGTTCCCACCGGGCTCCAAGCTGCCCAGCCGACGAGAGCTGATCGAGCACTACGAGGTCACCGAGCCGGTGATCGACCGCGCCATGCAGGTACTACGGATCAAGGGAATGACCGAGACGCTGCCAGGGGTCGGTGTCTTCGTCGCCGAGTGA